The Vibrio pomeroyi genome window below encodes:
- the bcp gene encoding thioredoxin-dependent thiol peroxidase — MNTLTAGVPAPAFSLPDQDGNIVSLGDFKGKKVLFYFYPKAMTPGCIVQAEGLRDIKAQLDDLNVVVLGVSVDPVKRLPNFVAKKSLNFTLLSDEDHSVAEQFGVWGEKKFMGKIYDGLHRISFLIDEEGQIEHVFNKFKTKTHHEVVLEYFNQEA, encoded by the coding sequence ATGAATACGCTAACGGCTGGTGTTCCAGCACCTGCTTTTTCTCTTCCAGATCAAGATGGCAATATCGTATCTCTTGGTGACTTCAAAGGTAAAAAAGTACTTTTCTACTTCTACCCAAAAGCAATGACTCCAGGTTGTATTGTGCAAGCAGAAGGCCTGCGTGATATCAAAGCACAGCTTGATGACCTGAACGTGGTTGTTTTGGGTGTGAGTGTTGACCCGGTAAAACGCCTACCAAACTTCGTTGCGAAAAAATCTCTAAACTTCACACTACTGTCTGACGAAGACCACAGCGTTGCTGAACAGTTTGGCGTTTGGGGTGAAAAGAAATTCATGGGTAAGATCTACGATGGTCTGCACCGTATTAGCTTCCTAATTGATGAAGAAGGTCAGATTGAACACGTCTTCAACAAGTTCAAAACCAAAACTCACCACGAAGTGGTTCTAGAGTACTTCAATCAGGAAGCTTAA
- a CDS encoding AI-2E family transporter produces MLEMVNRWYKRRFSDPHAVSLVAIILFGFITIYFFGHLIAPLLVAIVLAYLLEWPVTQLQRLGVPRTPSVMLVIMMFFSVMLLALFGLVPTIWEQVGNLINDIPSMYGGLQKFIATIPERYPELANLQIVESIVSNAKNKALGFGESVVKGSLASLVSLATLAVYLILVPLLIFFLLKDKEEMIRMASGVLPKNRRLATKVWVEMNQQISNYIRGKVLEILIVGGVSYVTFAILDLRYSALLAVAVGFSVLIPYIGAAAVTVPVAIVGLFQWGLEPQFYWLLVAYGIIQALDGNVLVPVLFSEAVNLHPVAIIVAVLVFGGLWGFWGVFFAIPLATLVKAVWNALPSHALDDDPEHSH; encoded by the coding sequence ATGCTTGAAATGGTCAATCGTTGGTATAAACGACGTTTCTCTGATCCCCACGCTGTCAGTTTGGTTGCCATCATTCTATTCGGCTTTATTACCATCTACTTCTTTGGTCACCTTATTGCGCCATTATTAGTGGCCATTGTGTTGGCTTACTTGCTTGAGTGGCCTGTTACCCAGCTTCAAAGACTCGGTGTTCCAAGAACTCCATCTGTGATGTTGGTGATCATGATGTTCTTTAGCGTGATGTTACTAGCGCTGTTTGGACTGGTACCAACGATTTGGGAACAAGTGGGTAACCTTATCAATGATATTCCAAGCATGTATGGTGGCTTGCAGAAGTTTATCGCAACCATTCCTGAGCGTTACCCTGAGCTAGCAAACCTGCAGATCGTTGAGTCGATTGTGTCTAACGCGAAAAACAAAGCACTAGGCTTTGGTGAAAGCGTTGTGAAAGGCTCTTTAGCTTCATTAGTGAGCTTGGCAACGTTAGCGGTTTACCTAATTCTTGTACCACTGCTTATCTTCTTCCTTTTGAAAGACAAAGAAGAGATGATCAGAATGGCAAGTGGCGTTCTACCTAAGAACCGCCGCCTGGCGACCAAGGTTTGGGTTGAGATGAACCAACAAATCTCGAACTACATTCGAGGAAAAGTGTTAGAAATTCTAATCGTTGGTGGCGTGAGCTACGTGACCTTTGCGATTCTGGATTTACGTTACTCAGCACTACTAGCTGTCGCGGTGGGTTTCTCGGTTCTAATTCCGTATATCGGTGCTGCGGCCGTGACGGTTCCAGTGGCAATTGTTGGCCTGTTCCAATGGGGCCTAGAGCCTCAGTTCTATTGGCTATTAGTTGCTTACGGCATCATTCAAGCTCTAGACGGCAACGTATTAGTGCCGGTTCTATTCTCAGAAGCTGTGAACCTGCACCCAGTCGCGATTATTGTTGCAGTATTGGTGTTTGGTGGTCTGTGGGGATTCTGGGGCGTGTTCTTTGCTATCCCACTGGCAACGCTAGTGAAAGCGGTTTGGAATGCCTTACCGAGTCATGCATTAGACGATGACCCTGAGCACTCGCACTAA
- a CDS encoding sulfurtransferase TusA family protein — protein MTPNILDLRRERCPMALLLAKRHSVKLEVGQTLSIYVSDISSMKDIVTFLSKQAYVVVTEVCSNYHHLLVTKKELQSNA, from the coding sequence ATGACACCTAATATTCTAGATTTACGCCGGGAGCGCTGTCCAATGGCGCTATTATTAGCCAAGCGTCACAGTGTAAAGTTAGAAGTAGGGCAAACATTGTCAATTTATGTCTCTGATATCAGCTCGATGAAAGATATTGTTACGTTTTTATCTAAGCAAGCCTATGTCGTCGTCACTGAGGTTTGTTCTAATTACCACCATCTCCTCGTCACTAAAAAGGAATTGCAGTCAAATGCTTGA
- a CDS encoding M48 family metallopeptidase: protein MFKRARSIACLCIAATLSTPTLANTNSLELPDIGTAAGGTLSIDQELIYGDAYMRIIRSSQPIVNDPVLNLYIDTLGHRLVANANDVKTPFQFFMIRDRNINAFAFFGGYVALHSGLFLHAQSESELASVLAHEIAHVTQRHLARSMEDQARRSPATIAALAASVLLAIAAPEAGIAALTATTAGNMQSQINYTRSNEKEADRFGINTLAKAGFDVNAMPRFFGRLADEYRYASTPPPMLLTHPLPEDRITDSRARARSYPPLKLAPSLDYHLARARIVARYAGINNDASLDWFSRQLKKAPKEIVPSLEYGQALVYLDSKKLDKAEPILTKLINSDPTNLFYLDAISDLHIEKKQPEIAIKELKSALVRQPNNPVLTINYANALIEKEDLTEAVRVLQRYTHDNPNDTNGWHLLSKANTSLGNSDEDLAARAEILALQANWNKAIQYYTQASQIAELGSLKQARYDARIDQLMIQRERFLSLQ from the coding sequence ATGTTTAAACGCGCTCGCTCAATTGCTTGCTTATGCATCGCAGCTACATTAAGCACCCCAACGTTGGCGAATACCAACAGTTTGGAGCTACCAGATATCGGTACCGCTGCTGGCGGCACACTCTCTATTGACCAAGAACTAATCTATGGTGATGCCTACATGCGCATCATCAGAAGCAGCCAGCCCATTGTTAATGACCCGGTTCTAAACCTTTATATCGATACACTGGGCCACCGTTTGGTCGCGAACGCAAATGACGTAAAGACACCTTTCCAGTTCTTTATGATCCGTGATCGCAACATCAACGCCTTCGCATTCTTTGGTGGTTATGTGGCTTTGCACTCAGGGCTATTCCTGCACGCACAATCCGAGAGTGAACTCGCATCTGTCTTAGCACACGAAATCGCGCACGTTACCCAGCGTCACTTAGCACGTAGTATGGAAGATCAAGCTCGTCGTTCTCCAGCGACCATCGCTGCACTTGCGGCTTCAGTGTTACTGGCGATTGCAGCCCCTGAAGCAGGTATTGCAGCCTTAACCGCAACAACTGCGGGTAACATGCAAAGCCAAATCAACTACACGCGCAGCAACGAGAAAGAAGCTGACCGCTTTGGTATCAACACACTGGCAAAAGCTGGCTTTGATGTGAATGCAATGCCACGTTTCTTCGGCCGTTTAGCGGACGAATACCGCTACGCAAGCACACCACCACCAATGTTGCTGACTCACCCATTACCAGAAGACCGTATTACGGACTCTCGCGCTCGTGCACGCAGCTATCCTCCATTGAAGTTGGCTCCATCACTGGATTACCACCTAGCAAGAGCCCGCATCGTGGCGCGCTATGCAGGTATCAACAATGATGCGTCACTTGACTGGTTTTCACGTCAATTGAAAAAGGCACCAAAAGAGATCGTCCCATCTTTAGAATACGGACAAGCACTGGTTTATCTCGACTCTAAGAAACTAGACAAAGCCGAGCCTATTCTGACCAAGCTTATCAACAGCGATCCGACCAACCTGTTTTATTTAGATGCTATTTCCGATCTGCACATTGAGAAAAAACAGCCTGAGATTGCAATTAAAGAACTTAAATCTGCGCTGGTTCGTCAACCAAACAACCCAGTTCTGACCATTAACTATGCGAATGCCTTAATCGAAAAAGAAGATCTTACAGAAGCCGTTCGCGTATTGCAGCGTTATACGCACGATAACCCGAACGACACCAACGGCTGGCACCTGCTTTCAAAAGCGAACACTAGTCTTGGGAACAGCGACGAAGATCTTGCCGCTCGAGCAGAAATTTTGGCACTACAAGCCAACTGGAACAAAGCGATTCAGTATTACACGCAGGCGAGCCAAATCGCAGAACTAGGCAGTCTAAAGCAAGCGCGTTACGACGCTCGAATTGATCAGCTGATGATTCAGCGTGAACGTTTCTTGTCACTGCAATAA
- the arsC gene encoding arsenate reductase (glutaredoxin) (This arsenate reductase requires both glutathione and glutaredoxin to convert arsenate to arsenite, after which the efflux transporter formed by ArsA and ArsB can extrude the arsenite from the cell, providing resistance.), whose protein sequence is MSVVIYHNPRCSKSRQTLELLETNGVQPEVIKYLDTPLTVEQLKVLFTQLGFDSVREMMRTKEADYKEANLGDASVTDEDLFSAMATNPKLFERPVVVANNKAKIGRPPEQVLEIL, encoded by the coding sequence ATGTCTGTCGTGATTTATCATAATCCACGTTGCTCAAAGAGCCGTCAAACGCTTGAACTACTTGAAACAAACGGTGTACAGCCTGAAGTTATCAAGTACCTAGATACGCCTTTAACTGTTGAGCAGCTGAAAGTGCTTTTCACTCAACTGGGTTTTGACAGTGTTCGCGAGATGATGCGTACCAAAGAAGCGGATTACAAAGAAGCAAACTTGGGTGATGCATCAGTAACTGATGAAGATCTTTTCTCAGCAATGGCAACCAATCCAAAACTGTTCGAGCGCCCTGTGGTTGTTGCGAACAACAAAGCAAAGATTGGTCGTCCACCAGAGCAAGTATTAGAGATTCTGTAA
- the wrbA gene encoding NAD(P)H:quinone oxidoreductase, which translates to MSINILVLYYSRHGNTQALARQIARGVESISECEAMLRTVNDVYTVEEQPDSRHQPTDPIATLQELRSCDGLALGSPVWFGNMAGPMKHFWDSTTSLWINGDLIDKPACVFTSSSSLHGGQETTQQSMMLPLLHHGMLVVGIPYSEPALHTTQTGGTPYGASSTGESAALSKEEIELAQNLGKRLARIAINQKGISQ; encoded by the coding sequence ATGAGCATTAACATTCTTGTTCTTTATTACAGCCGTCACGGCAACACACAAGCTTTAGCAAGACAGATTGCACGAGGGGTGGAGTCCATCTCTGAGTGTGAAGCTATGCTGAGAACAGTGAACGACGTGTACACAGTAGAAGAGCAGCCCGATTCGCGTCATCAGCCAACCGACCCAATTGCAACATTACAAGAGTTACGCTCTTGTGATGGGTTAGCGCTAGGCAGTCCGGTTTGGTTTGGTAACATGGCAGGGCCAATGAAGCACTTTTGGGATAGCACGACATCACTGTGGATCAATGGCGATCTTATCGATAAGCCAGCTTGTGTTTTTACTTCTTCTTCATCACTGCATGGTGGCCAAGAGACGACACAGCAAAGCATGATGTTGCCACTTCTTCACCATGGCATGTTAGTCGTAGGCATCCCCTACTCAGAACCTGCGTTGCACACCACTCAAACCGGTGGCACACCTTACGGTGCAAGCAGTACCGGAGAGAGTGCTGCATTGAGCAAAGAAGAGATTGAGTTGGCACAGAATCTAGGTAAACGCTTAGCGCGCATCGCCATCAACCAGAAGGGAATTTCTCAATGA
- a CDS encoding DUF2069 domain-containing protein produces MMYMAERAMSPKTKLFRYLALAGNLLLLGWVVAWQMTLSPHPHLSNTTLAIAWAVPLLLPLPGILAAKPYTHAWANFVLMLYFLHALTILYIDGGERLLAAVELLLTTLGFVGNILFTRFRAKELGIKLKRLSEVEKKEKAKFEQ; encoded by the coding sequence ATGATGTATATGGCCGAGAGGGCGATGTCCCCCAAGACAAAGTTATTTCGCTACCTTGCTTTAGCTGGCAACTTATTACTATTAGGTTGGGTCGTGGCGTGGCAGATGACACTTTCCCCGCATCCACATCTGAGTAATACCACGCTTGCGATTGCTTGGGCGGTACCGCTATTACTGCCATTACCGGGCATTCTAGCGGCTAAACCTTACACGCATGCTTGGGCAAACTTCGTCTTAATGCTCTACTTCCTACATGCATTAACCATCTTGTATATAGACGGTGGTGAACGCTTGCTAGCGGCTGTAGAACTGCTTCTAACGACATTAGGCTTTGTGGGTAATATCTTATTTACTCGTTTTCGTGCAAAAGAGTTAGGCATCAAGCTGAAGCGCCTTTCTGAAGTAGAAAAGAAAGAGAAAGCGAAATTCGAGCAGTAA
- a CDS encoding DUF2066 domain-containing protein — translation MRYIALLLMGLLASPSYALTQVDIFSAEVAINAEDKQPEQVARNTGMEQVLIRATGQTDVASNETIQKAMRKSAQYMSQMSFGESNDQSTLRMRFNGAQIRSLLTQAQLPYWPDTRSNILVWLVEEDSYDKNIVWEHSNSQLAAGLQANAKERGLPLTLPVGDFDDITGIATSDLWGSFVTPISKASQRYPVDAVLVIKAQSSGLRWTLYDQKPSQLTSAPTSPVSGSLSGNSATTSKKLVDQISNYYAGKSAVTVASESSESILTQFISLNNAQDFFQLENALKRLNSVASLDILKIQNNEVTFRIHLLSTQQEFEQEVESIRQVAKVEESYIEPEVSPEFETQDNTMSVGDDSTSTVTSDETDSGVQVIKGNEVSTDTELTSASDTTLDESNTEELTITAPVHAKPSLVYEWVRS, via the coding sequence ATGCGCTACATAGCATTGTTGTTGATGGGACTATTAGCCTCTCCGAGTTATGCCTTAACTCAAGTAGATATCTTTAGTGCTGAAGTTGCGATTAACGCTGAAGACAAACAGCCAGAACAAGTGGCAAGAAATACAGGTATGGAGCAGGTATTGATACGTGCGACTGGCCAAACTGATGTCGCTTCAAATGAAACGATTCAAAAGGCCATGCGCAAGAGTGCGCAGTACATGTCTCAAATGAGTTTTGGCGAAAGCAATGACCAATCAACATTGCGTATGCGTTTTAACGGTGCTCAAATCCGTTCTCTATTAACTCAAGCGCAATTGCCGTATTGGCCTGATACTCGTTCAAACATCTTGGTTTGGCTCGTAGAAGAAGACAGCTACGACAAAAATATTGTGTGGGAGCACTCGAACTCACAACTGGCTGCAGGCTTACAAGCGAACGCAAAAGAGCGTGGCTTGCCTTTGACGCTGCCTGTTGGTGATTTTGATGATATTACGGGTATTGCGACTTCTGATTTATGGGGAAGCTTTGTCACGCCAATCAGTAAAGCGAGTCAACGCTACCCAGTTGATGCTGTATTGGTGATTAAGGCTCAATCTTCAGGTCTACGTTGGACTCTGTACGACCAAAAACCAAGTCAATTGACGAGCGCACCAACATCGCCAGTGAGTGGTTCTTTATCGGGTAACAGCGCAACAACGTCTAAGAAGCTCGTCGACCAAATTAGTAACTACTACGCAGGCAAGAGTGCTGTGACGGTAGCAAGTGAATCATCAGAGTCGATTTTAACGCAGTTTATTAGCTTGAATAATGCTCAAGACTTCTTCCAGTTAGAGAACGCACTTAAGCGTCTAAACTCGGTTGCAAGCCTAGATATCCTTAAGATCCAAAACAACGAAGTGACTTTCCGTATTCACTTATTGTCGACTCAACAAGAGTTTGAACAAGAAGTTGAAAGCATCCGTCAAGTCGCGAAAGTTGAAGAGTCTTATATCGAGCCTGAGGTTAGCCCTGAGTTTGAAACGCAAGACAACACTATGTCTGTGGGTGATGACTCAACGAGCACAGTGACAAGCGACGAAACCGACTCAGGCGTGCAAGTGATTAAGGGCAACGAGGTATCTACAGATACTGAGCTAACCAGCGCTTCTGATACAACGTTAGATGAATCCAATACTGAAGAGTTAACTATCACTGCGCCAGTACATGCTAAGCCAAGCTTGGTCTATGAATGGGTTCGTTCGTAA
- a CDS encoding uracil-xanthine permease family protein codes for MKNALQGAQMLFVAFGALVLVPLLTGLDPNVALFGAGIGTLLFQLITRRSVPIFLASSFAFIAPIMFGIQTWGVGATMGGLMAAGVVYVLMGALIKVRGVGFIHKLLPPVVVGPVIMVIGLGLAPVAVNMALGKTGDGAVQLVDADAALWISSISLLVTIVISVFSKGFLKLLPIFGGIVAGYITSLVYGAVDFTPVAQASWLALPNFTAPEFNINAIFFMVFVAIAPAVEHVGDMLAISNVTGKDYLKKPGLHRTITGDGVATIAASMLGAPPNTTYSEVTGAVMLTKAFNPVIMTWAAVTAIVLALVGKLGALLQTIPVPVMGGIMILLFGSIATVGLNTLIKNNVDLHKSRNLVIVGITLVFGIGGMAFGIGDFSLQGVSLCGIVAILLNLVLPEELGDNTVVDKAQID; via the coding sequence ATGAAAAATGCTTTGCAAGGTGCGCAAATGCTGTTCGTAGCTTTTGGTGCGCTTGTACTCGTGCCGCTACTAACAGGACTTGATCCTAACGTTGCACTCTTTGGCGCAGGTATCGGTACCCTTTTATTCCAACTTATTACACGCCGTTCAGTGCCAATCTTCTTAGCGTCTTCTTTTGCATTCATCGCTCCTATCATGTTTGGTATTCAAACATGGGGCGTTGGCGCAACCATGGGTGGCTTAATGGCGGCAGGTGTTGTGTATGTATTGATGGGTGCACTGATTAAAGTAAGAGGCGTTGGCTTCATTCATAAGCTACTTCCACCCGTCGTCGTTGGCCCTGTGATCATGGTTATCGGTTTAGGTCTGGCACCTGTTGCGGTAAACATGGCGCTTGGTAAGACTGGCGATGGTGCGGTTCAGCTTGTTGATGCCGACGCAGCACTGTGGATCTCTTCGATTTCACTGCTAGTAACGATTGTCATCAGTGTATTCTCGAAAGGCTTCCTAAAACTACTGCCTATCTTTGGTGGTATTGTTGCGGGTTACATCACTAGCTTGGTATACGGCGCGGTAGACTTCACACCAGTAGCTCAAGCGTCTTGGTTGGCACTGCCAAACTTCACAGCACCTGAGTTCAACATTAACGCTATCTTCTTCATGGTATTTGTTGCGATTGCACCTGCCGTTGAGCACGTTGGTGACATGCTTGCGATTTCTAACGTAACAGGCAAAGACTACCTTAAGAAGCCAGGCTTACACCGCACCATCACAGGTGACGGCGTGGCGACAATCGCAGCTTCTATGCTGGGCGCTCCGCCAAACACTACTTACAGTGAAGTAACAGGCGCAGTAATGCTGACGAAAGCATTCAACCCAGTAATCATGACTTGGGCTGCTGTAACAGCCATCGTTCTTGCATTGGTTGGTAAGCTAGGCGCACTACTTCAAACGATTCCGGTTCCTGTAATGGGCGGCATCATGATTCTACTGTTTGGCTCTATCGCAACAGTGGGTCTTAACACGCTTATCAAGAACAACGTTGACCTGCATAAATCACGTAACCTTGTGATTGTGGGCATTACTTTAGTCTTTGGTATTGGCGGCATGGCCTTTGGTATCGGTGACTTCAGCCTACAGGGCGTAAGCTTGTGCGGTATCGTGGCGATTCTACTTAACCTAGTGCTTCCAGAAGAGCTAGGTGACAACACTGTGGTAGACAAAGCTCAAATCGATTAA
- the upp gene encoding uracil phosphoribosyltransferase, producing the protein MKVVEVKHPLVKHKIGLMREGEISTKRFRELATEVGSLLTYEATSDFETERVTINGWNGPVEVDQIKGKKVTVVPILRAGLGMMDGVLEHIPSARISVVGIYRDEETLEPVPYFNKLASNIDERIALVVDPMLATGGSMIATIDLMKEKGCKHFKILVLVAAPEGIAALEKAHPDVELYTAAIDEKLNDKGYIVPGLGDAGDKIFGTK; encoded by the coding sequence ATGAAAGTTGTTGAAGTGAAACACCCGCTAGTAAAACATAAAATTGGCCTGATGCGTGAAGGTGAGATTAGCACTAAGCGTTTTCGTGAGCTAGCGACAGAAGTGGGTAGCCTTCTAACATACGAAGCGACATCAGACTTTGAAACTGAGCGTGTAACTATTAATGGTTGGAACGGTCCAGTTGAAGTTGACCAAATTAAAGGTAAAAAAGTAACTGTAGTGCCAATCCTACGTGCTGGTCTAGGCATGATGGACGGCGTTCTTGAGCACATCCCAAGTGCACGTATCAGTGTTGTTGGTATCTACCGTGACGAAGAAACGCTTGAGCCAGTACCATACTTCAACAAGCTTGCATCTAACATCGACGAGCGTATTGCTCTAGTGGTAGACCCAATGCTTGCGACAGGTGGTTCTATGATCGCGACTATCGACCTGATGAAAGAGAAAGGTTGTAAGCACTTTAAGATTCTTGTGCTTGTTGCTGCTCCTGAAGGTATCGCTGCTCTAGAAAAAGCGCACCCAGACGTTGAGCTTTACACAGCTGCAATCGATGAGAAGCTAAACGACAAGGGCTACATTGTTCCTGGTCTTGGCGATGCTGGTGATAAGATCTTCGGTACTAAGTAA
- the purM gene encoding phosphoribosylformylglycinamidine cyclo-ligase → MSGNTSSLSYKDAGVDIDAGNALVDRIKGAVKRTRRPEVMGGIGGFGALCELPTKYKEPVLVSGTDGVGTKLRLALDLKKHDTIGIDLVAMCVNDLIVQGGEPLFFLDYYATGKLDVDTAADVVSGIAEGCVQAGCALIGGETAEMPGMYGGDDYDVAGFCVGVVEKADIIDGTKVAAGDALIAVGSSGPHSNGYSLIRKVLEVSGADKNEELEGRTIGEHLLEPTKIYIKSALKMIAEHDIHAISHITGGGFWENIPRVLPEGTKAVIDGKSWEWPAIFSWLQEKGNVETFEMYRTFNCGVGLVVALPKDQADAAVELLKAEGENAWVIGEIANAEAGEEQVEIK, encoded by the coding sequence GTGAGTGGTAATACTTCTTCTCTAAGCTACAAAGACGCTGGTGTTGATATCGACGCAGGTAATGCACTAGTAGACCGTATTAAAGGTGCTGTTAAACGCACTCGTCGCCCTGAAGTAATGGGCGGTATTGGTGGCTTTGGCGCCCTATGTGAACTTCCAACGAAATACAAAGAGCCGGTACTTGTTTCAGGTACTGATGGTGTTGGTACTAAACTTCGCCTTGCTTTGGATCTGAAAAAACACGACACCATTGGTATCGACCTAGTGGCAATGTGTGTGAACGACCTAATCGTTCAAGGTGGTGAGCCGCTATTCTTCCTAGACTACTACGCAACAGGTAAGCTAGATGTAGATACAGCAGCAGACGTTGTTTCTGGTATCGCTGAAGGTTGTGTTCAAGCTGGTTGTGCACTAATCGGCGGTGAAACGGCTGAAATGCCAGGCATGTACGGAGGCGACGACTACGACGTAGCTGGCTTCTGTGTTGGCGTTGTAGAAAAAGCTGACATCATCGACGGTACTAAAGTAGCAGCAGGCGACGCACTTATCGCTGTTGGCTCAAGCGGTCCACACTCAAACGGTTACTCTTTGATTCGTAAAGTTCTAGAAGTTTCTGGTGCTGATAAGAACGAAGAACTAGAAGGTCGCACTATCGGTGAACACCTACTAGAACCAACTAAGATTTACATCAAATCAGCACTTAAGATGATTGCTGAGCATGACATTCATGCTATCTCGCACATCACAGGTGGTGGTTTCTGGGAAAACATCCCACGCGTACTTCCTGAAGGTACTAAAGCAGTGATTGATGGTAAGAGCTGGGAATGGCCTGCTATCTTCAGCTGGCTACAAGAGAAAGGTAACGTGGAGACATTCGAAATGTACCGCACTTTCAACTGTGGTGTTGGCCTAGTTGTTGCTCTACCTAAAGATCAAGCAGACGCTGCTGTTGAACTACTGAAAGCTGAAGGCGAAAACGCTTGGGTTATCGGTGAGATCGCAAACGCTGAAGCTGGCGAAGAGCAAGTTGAAATCAAATAA
- the purN gene encoding phosphoribosylglycinamide formyltransferase, translating to MKNNHSNKTSHSQKNIVVLVSGSGSNLQAILDACDSDMIDASVEAVFSNKAEAFGLERAKTAGVDAHSVNPKDFGSREEFDHELMVQIDAYQPDLIVLAGYMRILSSEFVRHYAGKMVNIHPSLLPKYPGLHTHQRAIDAQDKEHGTSVHFVTEELDGGPVILQAKVPVFEDDDADMLASRVLTQEHCIYPIVCKWFAEERLSMVNGQAVLDGKALGKHGYAEE from the coding sequence ATGAAAAACAATCACTCAAATAAAACCAGTCACTCTCAGAAAAACATCGTTGTGTTAGTTTCAGGAAGCGGAAGTAACTTACAGGCAATCTTGGATGCCTGCGATAGCGATATGATTGATGCGTCAGTTGAGGCTGTCTTCTCAAACAAAGCAGAGGCTTTTGGATTAGAGCGAGCGAAAACCGCAGGTGTTGACGCTCATTCAGTGAATCCAAAAGATTTTGGTTCACGTGAAGAGTTTGACCATGAATTAATGGTTCAGATCGATGCTTACCAGCCAGATTTAATCGTACTCGCTGGCTACATGCGAATCCTGAGTTCAGAGTTTGTTCGTCACTATGCAGGGAAAATGGTCAACATCCACCCTTCTCTGTTACCGAAATACCCAGGCCTACACACACACCAGCGTGCCATTGACGCGCAAGACAAAGAACACGGTACTAGCGTCCACTTTGTTACCGAAGAGCTCGATGGCGGCCCTGTGATCTTACAAGCTAAGGTACCGGTATTTGAAGATGATGATGCTGATATGCTGGCAAGTCGAGTACTGACTCAAGAACATTGCATTTACCCTATAGTCTGCAAGTGGTTCGCGGAAGAGCGTTTATCAATGGTCAATGGGCAGGCAGTGTTAGACGGTAAGGCATTAGGTAAACACGGTTACGCAGAAGAGTAA
- a CDS encoding class II glutamine amidotransferase, with translation MCELLGMSANVPTDICFSFTGLMQRGGNTGPHRDGWGITFYEGKGFRTFKDPNPSCESKIAELVQNYPIKSQAVVSHIRQANRGGVNLENTHPFTRELWGRYWTFAHNGQLSDYDDLVSGRFRSVGETDSELSFCWLLKQLEERFPEPPQDMEGMFRFVAECCDKLRDKGVFNMLLSDGEYVMTYCTNHLYWITRRAPFGKASLIDEDVEINFQEETTPNDVVTVVATQPLTDNEQWFRMKPGEYALFHFGELIGNNHKALEDVAYAPKKVASQAPTEPLS, from the coding sequence ATGTGTGAATTGCTCGGTATGAGCGCGAATGTGCCAACTGATATTTGTTTTAGCTTTACTGGTCTTATGCAGCGTGGAGGCAATACTGGCCCACATCGTGATGGCTGGGGTATTACCTTTTATGAGGGTAAGGGTTTTCGCACCTTTAAAGATCCGAATCCGAGCTGTGAATCTAAGATCGCTGAGTTGGTTCAAAACTACCCAATTAAAAGCCAAGCTGTTGTCAGTCATATCCGTCAAGCTAACCGTGGTGGCGTTAATCTAGAAAATACACACCCTTTTACCCGTGAGCTTTGGGGACGATATTGGACTTTTGCTCACAATGGCCAATTATCAGATTACGATGATCTGGTGAGTGGGCGTTTTAGATCTGTTGGTGAAACGGACAGTGAGCTCTCTTTTTGTTGGCTACTTAAACAACTAGAAGAACGTTTCCCTGAACCGCCTCAAGACATGGAAGGTATGTTTCGTTTCGTGGCTGAGTGTTGTGACAAGCTACGCGACAAAGGCGTTTTCAACATGTTGTTGAGCGATGGTGAGTACGTGATGACTTACTGTACCAACCATTTGTACTGGATAACCAGACGCGCACCTTTTGGTAAAGCGAGCTTAATTGATGAAGACGTTGAGATTAACTTCCAAGAAGAGACCACGCCGAATGATGTGGTGACGGTCGTTGCAACTCAACCTCTTACGGATAATGAACAGTGGTTTAGAATGAAGCCGGGCGAATACGCACTGTTTCATTTTGGCGAGCTGATTGGCAACAACCATAAAGCGTTGGAAGATGTTGCTTATGCGCCGAAAAAGGTCGCGAGCCAAGCACCGACAGAGCCATTAAGCTAA